In the genome of Kineococcus endophyticus, the window GGCGGGGTGGAGGCGTACAAGGACGATGTCCTCATCCCGCGCAAGTACGGGATCGACCAGACCGTCGGCGACACGCTCGGCCCCGGTGGTGTCTTCCGCTTCCTGCGCTCCGTCCCCGCCTACGAGGCCATCGCCGCCGACGCCCTCGAGGTGTGCCCCGGTGCGGTGTTCATCAACTACGCCAACCCGATGGCGATGGCGACGGCCTTCCTCAACGCCAAGGGCCTGAAGACCGTCGGCCTGTGCCACAGCGTGCAGGGCACGACCCGCATGCTCGCCCGCACGCTCGACGTCCCCTACGACGAGGTGAACTACCTGTCGGCGGGCATCAACCACCAGGCGTGGATCCTGAGGTTCCGTCGCGGTCAGGAGGACCTGTACCCCCGGCTGCGCCAGGTCATGAACGAGAAGCACGTCGCGGGCCGGGGCGCGCAGGAGCTGGCCGGCGACGACGGGGACCACAGCGAGGCGGCCCAGGCGGCCAGCACCTACGAGGGCGGCAACGAGCAGGTCCGCACGACGCTGATGAACGCGTTCGGCTACTTCGAGACCGAGTCCAGCCACCACGCCTCGGAGTACCTGCCGTACTTCCGCAAGACCCCCGAGATGGTCGAGCACTACATCCCGCAGCGGTGGGACTACTACGAGATCTGCGTCGGGCACGACGACCAGGGCGACATCGACACCCAGCTCGCCAAGCTCAAGGAGCACCTCGCCCCGAGCGTGGAGTACGGCGCCTCGATCGTGAACTCCGTCGTGACGGGTGTCCCGAGCGTCGTGTACGGCAACGTGCCCAACGCCCCCGGCGTCATCTCGAACCTGCCGGCCGACGCCTGCGTCGAGGTGCCGTGCCTCGTCGACGAGAACGGCGTCCAGCCCACGTCGATCGGGGAGCTGCCGCTGCAGCTCGCCGCGCTGAACCGGACGAACGTCAACGTCCAGACGCTCGCGGTGCAGGCCGCGCTGACGGGGAACCGGGAGAACGTGTTCCACGCCGTGGCGGTCGACCCGCTGACCGCGGCGCTGCTCACCCTGGAGCAGGCTCGGGAGATGACCGAGGAACTCCTCACCGCGCACGCCGAGCGGCTGCCGGAGGCCCTGCGCGCATGACCAGACCCCCGATGGGCTGGAACAGCTGGGACTGCTACGGAACCACCGTGACCGAGGAGGAGGTCCTCGCCAACGCCCGGTTCATGGCCGAGCACCTCCTGCCCTTCGGCTGGGACACCGTCGTCGTCGACATCGACTGGTCCGACCCGACGGCGAAGTCGCACGGGTACAACGCCGGCGCCCCGCTGTGCCTGGACGCCGCGGGCCGGCTCGTGCCGGACCCCGGCCGCTTCCCCAGCGCGGCCGGGGGAGCGGGGTTCGGGCCGCTCGCGGCGCAGGTCCACGAGCTCGGGCTGAGGTTCGGGATCCACGTCATGCGCGGGATCCCGCGTCTCGCGGTCGACGAGACGACCCCCTTCGTCGACCGTACGAACGTCTGCGAGTGGAACCCCGACATGCTGGGGCTGGACCACTCCCACCCCGGCGCGCAGGCGTACTACGACTCCGTGCTGGAGCTCTACGCCTCCTGGGGCGTCGACTTCGTCAAGGTCGACGACATGCTGTGGCCGTACCAGGCCGCCGACGTCGAGGCCTTCGCCCGGGCCGTGCGCCGCTGCGGGCGGGAGATCGCGGTCAGCCTGTCGCCCGGGCGCGACCTGTCGCTGTCCCGGCTCCCGCACCTGCGTGAGCACGCGACGATGTGGCGCATCTGCGACGACCTGTGGGACCGGTGGGAGGACGTGGAGGCGAACGTCTCCCGGTTCGCCCGCTGGGCCCCGCACGCCGGACCGGACGGCTGGCCCGACGGGGACATGCTCCCGCTCGGGCGCATCGGGTTGCGGGCCGAACGCGGCGAACCCCGCGACGACCGCCTGACACGGGCGGAGCGCCGGACGTTGTTCACCCTGTGGGTCGTGGCGCGGTCACCGTTGATGATCGGCGGCGACCTGCCGTCGTCCGATCCCGCGACGGTCGCGCTCTTCCAGAACGCCGACGTGCTCGCCGTCCTGGAGGCGACGGGGAACCGTGAGGTGTTCCGCGAGGACCCGCTCGTCCTGTGGAGCGCGCAGGGCCCGGGCGGGGTCGGCTACGTGGCCGCCTTCAACCTCGGCGCCGAACCCCTCGACGTCGCCCTCGACAGCCAGGACGTCGACCTGCCCGCCCACCTCGGGACGGTGCACGACGTGTGGTCGGGCGAGGTCGTCCCGACGGTCGCCGTCACGGCCCAGGAGGACGCCACCCGCGGGGTCGCCCCCGGCAGCACCGCCGTCCCGGTCCGCCTCGAACCCCACGGCTGCGTCCTCCTCCGCCACACCCCGTAGCCACCCGTCACAGTCCCGCGTGGAAAACACACTTTCCGCCCTCGGAACACGTGTTCTGAGGGCGGAAAGAGTGTTTTCCCCGCGGGCACGGGGACCGGCGTGGGGGGGTGGGGGCGGGGAAGGTCAGGAGGTGAGGGCGCGCCAGGCGGTGCGGCGGCGGTGCTGCTCGTCGGGGTCGGTGACGGGGGCGGCGGCCACGAGGCGCTGCGTGTAGGGGTGCAGCGGGCGGGTGAGGACCGCGTCGGCGGGCCCCTCCTCCACGAGCCGGCCGCGGTGCAGGACCGCGATGCGGTCGGCGACCTGCCCGACGACGGCGAGGTCGTGGGTGATGAACAGACTCGCGAAGCCGAACCGCGCCCGCAGGTCGGCCAGCAGGTCCAGGACCCGCGCCTGCACGGACACGTCGAGCGCGCTCGTGGGTTCGTCGGCGATGAGCAGGTCCGGCCCGAGGGCGATCGCGCGGGCGATGGCGACGCGCTGGCGCTGACCGCCGGACAGTTCGTGCGGGAACCGCTCGCCGCTGCCCGCGGGCAGGGCGACGGCGTCGAGCAGCCCGGCCACCCGTTCCCGCACCTCGCGCGGGTCGTCGGAGGTGTGCAGCAGCAGGGGTTCGGCGACCGAGTCGGCGACGCTGGAGCGCGGGTCCAGCGAGGAGTAGGGGTTCTGGAAGACGACCCCGACCCGGGCCCGCACGGCGCGCAGCTCCCGGCCCCGCAGCGTCGTCGGGTCGACGCCGCCGATGCGGACGGACCCGGCCGTCGGGCGCACGAGTCCGTTGACGACACCCGCGAGCGTGCTCTTGCCCGAGCCGGACTCGCCCACGAGCCCCAGGACCTCACCGGCGCCGATGCGCAGGTCGACCTCGTCGAGGGCGCGCAGTCCGCCGCCGCGCCAGCGTCCGCCGTACGTCACCGAAACCCCCCGCACGTCGAGCACCGGGTCGGCCGCCCCGGGCGCCGGCGCGAGACCGGGTAGGGAACCGCGGGCCGGGTCGTCGGGGACGGCGCGGTGGGCGTTCCCCACGGCCCCCACGTCCGCACTCGCACCCAGGTCGGCGGCCGGCAACTGCGGCACGGCGGCGAGGAGCTCCCGCGTGTACTCCGCCCGCGGCGCGCGGAGCACCTCGCGGACGGTCCCCGTCTCCACGACCTCGCCGTGGCGCAGGACGACGACGCGGTCGGCCAGGTCGGCGACCACGCCCATGTCGTGCGTGATGAGGACCACCGACGTGCCCCGCCGCACGGTGAGGTCGCGCAACAGGTCGAGGACGTCGGCCTGCACGGTGACGTCGAGGGCCGTCGTCGGCTCGTCGGCGACCACGCCGGCGGGTTCGTCCGCCAGGGCCATCGCGATGACGACGCGCTGCAGCTGGCCGCCGGACAGCTGGTGCGGGTAGGCGCGCAGCCGGGAGGCGGGGTCGGGCACACGGACGGTCTCCAGCAGGTCCAGCGCCCGGGTCCGGGCCGCCGCCCGGCTCGTGCCGGGACGGTGGACGCGGACGGCCTCGGTGAGCTGGTCGCCGATCGTCAGGACCGGGTTCAGCGTGCTGCCCGGGTCCTGGAACACCATCGAGACCACCGCACCGCGCAGGCGGCGCAGGGGTTCGCCGGTCAGCGCGAGCAGGTCGCCGTGCCCGGCGAGCTCCGCGTGGCCCGTGACGTGCGCGGACCCGGGCAACAACCCCAGCAGGGACAGCGCCGTGACGCTCTTGCCGGAGCCGGACTCACCGACCACCGCCAGCACCTCGCCCGGCCCGAGGTCCCACGACGCGCCGGCGACCGCGACCGTCGCGGCCGCCCCGGTACCGAAGACGATCCGCAGGTCCCGGACGGACAGCAGGGGTCCACCCGCGGCTGGCGTCACGAGCTCACACCCACCGCCAGGTAGTTCGGGTACGCCGGGAAGGCGCCGATGAAGAAGTTCGTCACCTTCGACCCGCGCAGGAACGAGTTGCGGGTGTAGATGAGGGGCACGACGGGGGAGTCGGCCATGACGGCCTTGTCGACGGCCACCCACGCCTTCGCCGCCGCGTCGGTGTCGACGGTCGCCTGCGCGGCCGCGATCGCCGCGTCGACGGACGGGCTGGAGTACCGCGCCGAGTTGTACCCGCCGTTGCCGATGGCCGAGGTCGCGAACAACGGCTGCAGGTTCGCGTTGGGGCTCGGGAAGTCCGGCTGCCACGACGCCAGCGCGAGGTCGTACTCGTCGGCGTTCACGGTGTTGATCGCCGCGTAGTAGGCGTCCTCGTCGGTGACCTGCAGGTCCACGCCGATGCCGGCCTTGACCAGCGCCGCCTGGATCGCCTGCGCCTGCGCCGGGCCGTTGTTCGACTGGCTCACGAGCAGCTTCAGCCCGGACAGGCCCTGCGGGTAGCCGGCCGCGGCGAGCAGTTCCTTGGCCTTGGCCGGGTCGCCCGAGGGATCCGTCGGGTAGAGGTCGAACTCCTCGCGGCCGGAGATGCCGTCGGTGATGAGCGTCGTCGCGACCTCGCCGGCCAGGGCCGCCGTCCCGGCCGTCGCCACCTGGAACGCCGCCTTGTCGACGGCGTACTGGAAGGCCTTGCGGACCTCGGCGTTCTGCAGCGGCCCGCGCCGGGTGTTGAGCGACAGGAACGCGAGCGCCCCGGACTCCGACGTGACGAGGCGGTCCTTGGCCGAGGGGTTGTTCGCGACCTGGACGAGCTGGGCCGGGGAGACGAACCCGGCGCCGAACGCCGTCTGGTCGGCAGCGGAGTCGGCCACGAGGCGCTGGGAGACGACGTCGGTGGCCTGGCCGAGGGAGAACACCACCGAGTCCGGCAGCGCGGGGCGCACGTCGTCGGACGCGGCGCTCCAGTGCTCGTTGCGGCTCATCTCGATCTTCACGCCCTGCTGGACGGCCGACAGCACGTAGGGCCCGGACGCGATCGGCTTGAGCCCGTAGTCGGCCTCGGCACCCTTGCCCTCGGGGACGGGGGCGAACGCCGGGGTGCTGGCGACCCAGCCCCAGTCGCCGTAGGGCCGGGCGAGGGTGAACACGAGGGTCTTCTCGTCGGGCGTCGCGATGGACGCGAGCCGGGCGCCCTCGAAGGGACCGGTGTAGCCCGCGGCGCCCGCGAGGAGGTCCTTGTGGTAGGTCAGGCCGCCGCTGAACGACGCCGCGAACGACCGTTCCAGGCCCCACTTCACGTCGGCCGCCCGGATCGGGGAACCGTCGGAGAACAGCAGTCCGTCCTTGAGCGTGAACGTCCACGTCGTCCCGCCGTCGCTCGTGCTGCCGACGTCCGTGGCGAGGTCGGGGACGAGTTCGGCGGGCTTGCCGGACTCGACCTTCCACGACGTCAGACGGCGGTGGACGAGGGCGAGGGAGGTGATGGCCAGGCTCTGGCTCTTGGCCGGGTCGAAGTTCGTGCTCGTCGAGGAGACGAGCACCGTCAGCGTCCCGCCCTTGGTCGGGGTGGACCCCGAGGACTGGCCGGACCCCGACCCCTGCCGCTCGTTGGCCCCGCACGCGGCGAGGAAGGAGGTCGCGCCGAGCCCGGCGAGGACGAGGCGGCGGCTGGGGGAGGAGTTCTTGGCGGTCACGGTGAGCCTTCCGGGGTGGACGAGCGGGGGGTCAGGCGATGCGGGCGCGAGGGTCGAGGAGCCCGTAGACGAGGTCGACGACGATGTTCGCGACGACGATGAGGAACGCCGCGAAGAGCGTCGTCCCGAGCAGCAGGGGCAGGTCGAGCTGGCCGACGGCGTCCAGGAGCAGGCTCCCGACACCCGGCATGCCGAACGTCTTCTCGGTGATGACGGCACCGCCGAGCAGTCCGCCGAGGTCGAGGCCGAAGAGCGTCACGAGCGGCAGCGTGACGTTGCGCAGGGCGTGCTTGCCGACGACGGTCCGTTCCCGCAGGCCCTTGGCCCGCGCGGTGCGGACGTAGTCCTCCGACAGCACCTCGAGCATCTGCCCGCGGGCCAGCCGCACGTAGACGGCGCCGTTGATGAGCGCGAGGACGATCCACGGCAGCACGAGGTGCCAGGCCCAGTCGACGGGGGACTGCGTGAGCGGCACGTACCCGCTGACGGGGACGACGTCGAGGGTGAACCCCAGGAGCAGGATGCCGAGCAGC includes:
- the melA gene encoding alpha-galactosidase; amino-acid sequence: MTQSPKITIIGAGGFVFPFRLIGDILSFPALQSARLCLMDVREDKLGPVADAARKLVAHHGFDAQVEETTDRRAALDGADFVIITFQVGGVEAYKDDVLIPRKYGIDQTVGDTLGPGGVFRFLRSVPAYEAIAADALEVCPGAVFINYANPMAMATAFLNAKGLKTVGLCHSVQGTTRMLARTLDVPYDEVNYLSAGINHQAWILRFRRGQEDLYPRLRQVMNEKHVAGRGAQELAGDDGDHSEAAQAASTYEGGNEQVRTTLMNAFGYFETESSHHASEYLPYFRKTPEMVEHYIPQRWDYYEICVGHDDQGDIDTQLAKLKEHLAPSVEYGASIVNSVVTGVPSVVYGNVPNAPGVISNLPADACVEVPCLVDENGVQPTSIGELPLQLAALNRTNVNVQTLAVQAALTGNRENVFHAVAVDPLTAALLTLEQAREMTEELLTAHAERLPEALRA
- a CDS encoding glycoside hydrolase family 27 protein, with the protein product MTRPPMGWNSWDCYGTTVTEEEVLANARFMAEHLLPFGWDTVVVDIDWSDPTAKSHGYNAGAPLCLDAAGRLVPDPGRFPSAAGGAGFGPLAAQVHELGLRFGIHVMRGIPRLAVDETTPFVDRTNVCEWNPDMLGLDHSHPGAQAYYDSVLELYASWGVDFVKVDDMLWPYQAADVEAFARAVRRCGREIAVSLSPGRDLSLSRLPHLREHATMWRICDDLWDRWEDVEANVSRFARWAPHAGPDGWPDGDMLPLGRIGLRAERGEPRDDRLTRAERRTLFTLWVVARSPLMIGGDLPSSDPATVALFQNADVLAVLEATGNREVFREDPLVLWSAQGPGGVGYVAAFNLGAEPLDVALDSQDVDLPAHLGTVHDVWSGEVVPTVAVTAQEDATRGVAPGSTAVPVRLEPHGCVLLRHTP
- a CDS encoding dipeptide ABC transporter ATP-binding protein is translated as MTPAAGGPLLSVRDLRIVFGTGAAATVAVAGASWDLGPGEVLAVVGESGSGKSVTALSLLGLLPGSAHVTGHAELAGHGDLLALTGEPLRRLRGAVVSMVFQDPGSTLNPVLTIGDQLTEAVRVHRPGTSRAAARTRALDLLETVRVPDPASRLRAYPHQLSGGQLQRVVIAMALADEPAGVVADEPTTALDVTVQADVLDLLRDLTVRRGTSVVLITHDMGVVADLADRVVVLRHGEVVETGTVREVLRAPRAEYTRELLAAVPQLPAADLGASADVGAVGNAHRAVPDDPARGSLPGLAPAPGAADPVLDVRGVSVTYGGRWRGGGLRALDEVDLRIGAGEVLGLVGESGSGKSTLAGVVNGLVRPTAGSVRIGGVDPTTLRGRELRAVRARVGVVFQNPYSSLDPRSSVADSVAEPLLLHTSDDPREVRERVAGLLDAVALPAGSGERFPHELSGGQRQRVAIARAIALGPDLLIADEPTSALDVSVQARVLDLLADLRARFGFASLFITHDLAVVGQVADRIAVLHRGRLVEEGPADAVLTRPLHPYTQRLVAAAPVTDPDEQHRRRTAWRALTS
- a CDS encoding ABC transporter substrate-binding protein, giving the protein MTAKNSSPSRRLVLAGLGATSFLAACGANERQGSGSGQSSGSTPTKGGTLTVLVSSTSTNFDPAKSQSLAITSLALVHRRLTSWKVESGKPAELVPDLATDVGSTSDGGTTWTFTLKDGLLFSDGSPIRAADVKWGLERSFAASFSGGLTYHKDLLAGAAGYTGPFEGARLASIATPDEKTLVFTLARPYGDWGWVASTPAFAPVPEGKGAEADYGLKPIASGPYVLSAVQQGVKIEMSRNEHWSAASDDVRPALPDSVVFSLGQATDVVSQRLVADSAADQTAFGAGFVSPAQLVQVANNPSAKDRLVTSESGALAFLSLNTRRGPLQNAEVRKAFQYAVDKAAFQVATAGTAALAGEVATTLITDGISGREEFDLYPTDPSGDPAKAKELLAAAGYPQGLSGLKLLVSQSNNGPAQAQAIQAALVKAGIGVDLQVTDEDAYYAAINTVNADEYDLALASWQPDFPSPNANLQPLFATSAIGNGGYNSARYSSPSVDAAIAAAQATVDTDAAAKAWVAVDKAVMADSPVVPLIYTRNSFLRGSKVTNFFIGAFPAYPNYLAVGVSS
- a CDS encoding ABC transporter permease, yielding MATARYLLTRLASGAGVLLVVAFVTFAVFNLLPSDPAQLSCGRPCTPENLALAKGFMGLDHPWYQQFGQFLAGIVTGRTFGTGATAVVCPAPCFGYSFQETAPVVQLIADRLPVTVSLALGAAVLWLVVGVALGVVAALRRGTAVDHVLGGLSVVGVSAPVYLLGLLGILLLGFTLDVVPVSGYVPLTQSPVDWAWHLVLPWIVLALINGAVYVRLARGQMLEVLSEDYVRTARAKGLRERTVVGKHALRNVTLPLVTLFGLDLGGLLGGAVITEKTFGMPGVGSLLLDAVGQLDLPLLLGTTLFAAFLIVVANIVVDLVYGLLDPRARIA